A stretch of the Serratia marcescens genome encodes the following:
- a CDS encoding outer membrane usher protein produces MMLSPAGKLFRFQVLGLCITLALGSSSTRVYAEDGIQFNTDILDVNDRKNIDLSQFSRSGYIMPGSYSMVVHINKNELPEQKISFYPPDNDPDGSRACITKALVEQLGLKQEMMRSLSWWHQGECLDESSLKGMESRGDLATAAIYLSVPQAYMEYSSEDWDPPSRWDEGIPGLLFDYNLNAQSRHQQKEGTREYSVSGNGTAGANLGAWRLRADWQGQLNHQTGVGQPTDKKLDWSRYYAYRAIPALRSRLTLGEDYLDSGIFESFRFSGASLVSDDNMLPPNLRGYAPEVVGVAKTNAKVTISQQGRVIYETQVAAGPFRIQDINDAISGELDVRVEEQDGSIQAFKMNTASIPYLTRPGSWRFKLAAGKPSDWQHHSRGPLFGTGEFSWGISNGWSLYGGALAGGDYNALSLGVGRDLMMFGALSFDATQSRARLPQQEKTLSGGSYRVSYSKTFDELDSQVTFAGYRFSEEDYMSMSEYLDARYYGNRVGNNKEMYTITFNKQFRDWGLSTYLNYNHQTYWDRPANDRYSLTASRYFDIGDFKNLSLSLSAYRNRYNETNDDGMYLSLSMPWGNGATLSYNTTVNRNDNTHRVGYYNRVDEHNNYQVSAGSARSGANLNGYYNHEGDVARLSANASYQAGRYSAVGLSAQGGMTVTQEGGALHRSTVMGGTRLLLDTNGVAGVPVRGYGSTVSTNRFGKAVVADVNSYYRNKASIDLNKLGDNAEATRSVVQATLTEGAIGYRKFDVIAGEKAMAIVKLADGSTPPFGATVLNARKQETGIVNDGGSVYLSGINAGETMTVHWNGAAQCQIQLPSSLPTDMLMRTLLLPCRPLAPAE; encoded by the coding sequence ATGATGTTATCACCTGCTGGGAAGCTATTTCGATTTCAGGTTTTGGGGTTATGTATCACGCTAGCGCTGGGAAGTTCATCAACGCGTGTTTACGCTGAAGACGGTATTCAATTTAATACTGACATTCTGGATGTTAACGATCGGAAAAATATCGACCTAAGCCAATTTTCCCGCAGCGGCTACATTATGCCGGGGAGTTACAGCATGGTGGTTCATATCAATAAAAACGAACTACCGGAGCAAAAAATATCGTTTTATCCGCCGGACAACGATCCGGACGGCAGCCGGGCCTGCATCACCAAAGCGTTGGTCGAACAATTGGGGCTGAAGCAAGAGATGATGCGATCGCTCAGCTGGTGGCATCAGGGTGAGTGTCTGGACGAATCCAGCCTTAAGGGCATGGAGTCGCGCGGCGATCTTGCGACGGCTGCGATCTATCTGAGCGTGCCGCAGGCTTACATGGAGTACAGCTCGGAAGACTGGGATCCGCCGTCGCGCTGGGATGAGGGTATTCCGGGGTTGTTGTTCGACTACAACCTCAATGCTCAAAGCCGGCATCAGCAAAAGGAGGGCACTCGCGAGTATAGCGTCAGCGGCAACGGTACCGCCGGCGCCAACCTCGGCGCCTGGCGTCTGCGCGCCGACTGGCAGGGGCAGCTCAACCATCAAACCGGTGTCGGGCAGCCTACCGATAAGAAGTTGGACTGGAGCCGCTATTACGCCTATCGCGCCATCCCCGCGCTGCGTTCGCGCCTGACGCTGGGTGAAGATTATTTGGATTCGGGCATTTTCGAGAGCTTCCGTTTTTCAGGCGCGAGTCTGGTCTCCGACGACAATATGCTGCCGCCCAACCTGCGCGGCTATGCGCCAGAGGTGGTCGGCGTGGCCAAAACCAACGCCAAGGTGACCATCAGTCAGCAGGGGCGGGTGATCTATGAAACCCAGGTGGCGGCGGGGCCGTTCCGTATTCAGGACATCAATGACGCCATCTCCGGCGAGTTGGATGTGAGGGTGGAAGAACAAGACGGCAGCATACAGGCGTTCAAGATGAACACCGCCAGCATTCCGTATCTGACCCGCCCGGGCTCGTGGCGTTTCAAACTGGCGGCGGGCAAGCCGTCCGACTGGCAACACCACTCTCGCGGGCCGCTGTTTGGCACCGGCGAATTCTCATGGGGCATCAGCAACGGCTGGTCGTTGTATGGCGGCGCGTTGGCGGGCGGCGATTATAACGCCCTTTCGCTGGGCGTGGGGCGCGATCTGATGATGTTCGGCGCGCTGTCGTTCGACGCCACTCAATCGCGGGCGCGCCTGCCGCAGCAGGAAAAAACGCTGAGCGGCGGTTCTTACCGGGTGAGCTATTCGAAAACCTTCGATGAGTTGGACAGCCAGGTCACCTTCGCCGGCTACCGTTTCTCGGAAGAAGACTACATGAGCATGAGCGAATACCTCGACGCGCGTTATTACGGTAATCGGGTCGGCAACAACAAGGAGATGTACACCATCACCTTTAACAAGCAGTTCCGCGACTGGGGGTTGAGCACTTACCTCAACTACAACCATCAGACTTATTGGGATCGCCCGGCCAATGACCGTTACAGCCTGACGGCGTCGCGCTATTTCGACATCGGCGACTTCAAAAACCTAAGCCTGTCGTTGTCGGCTTATCGCAACCGTTACAACGAGACCAACGACGACGGCATGTATCTGTCGCTGTCAATGCCGTGGGGCAATGGTGCCACTCTCAGCTACAACACCACGGTGAATCGCAACGACAACACTCATCGCGTGGGGTACTACAACCGCGTCGACGAACACAACAACTATCAGGTGAGCGCCGGCAGCGCGCGTAGCGGCGCCAATTTGAACGGCTACTACAACCACGAGGGCGACGTGGCGCGTCTGAGCGCCAACGCCAGCTATCAGGCCGGTCGCTACAGCGCCGTTGGCCTGTCCGCGCAGGGAGGGATGACCGTCACGCAGGAAGGCGGCGCGCTGCATCGCTCTACCGTTATGGGCGGTACGCGCTTGTTGCTGGACACCAACGGCGTAGCCGGGGTACCGGTGCGCGGCTACGGCAGCACCGTGAGCACCAACCGCTTCGGCAAGGCGGTGGTGGCGGACGTCAATAGCTATTACCGCAACAAGGCCAGCATCGATCTGAACAAGCTGGGAGACAACGCCGAGGCCACCCGATCGGTGGTGCAGGCCACCCTGACCGAAGGGGCGATTGGCTACCGCAAGTTCGATGTGATAGCCGGTGAGAAGGCAATGGCGATCGTCAAACTGGCGGACGGCAGTACGCCGCCGTTCGGCGCTACGGTGCTGAACGCCCGCAAACAGGAAACCGGCATCGTCAACGACGGCGGCAGCGTCTACCTGAGCGGCATCAACGCCGGTGAAACCATGACGGTCCACTGGAATGGCGCCGCACAGTGCCAAATACAGCTGCCGTCTTCGCTGCCGACCGACATGCTGATGCGCACATTGCTGCTGCCTTGCCGGCCGCTCGCCCCGGCTGAATAA
- a CDS encoding fimbrial protein encodes MNRFIYHLVSPCILMTMLVIPATQAAPKVQGWGRVNMQGAIIDTACAIAAGSRDQTIDMDVLPLGNIARDGQGNTRPFTIELINCTFERPKPNLPDWKQFQVVFDGDADGELFGVRGDAKGVALQISDGQGNIVAPGVPLPRGDISPGSMSLNYSIKLVANNQPLHAGSYFSAVRFKLDYY; translated from the coding sequence ATGAACCGGTTTATTTACCATTTAGTGTCTCCTTGCATATTGATGACCATGCTAGTTATTCCGGCCACTCAGGCTGCTCCCAAGGTTCAGGGATGGGGGCGAGTGAATATGCAAGGAGCCATTATCGATACCGCTTGCGCCATTGCCGCCGGCAGTCGCGATCAGACTATCGATATGGATGTGTTGCCGCTGGGAAATATCGCGCGCGATGGACAGGGCAATACGCGCCCATTCACCATCGAATTAATCAACTGCACGTTTGAACGGCCAAAGCCCAACTTGCCTGACTGGAAGCAATTCCAGGTTGTTTTTGACGGCGATGCCGATGGCGAGTTATTCGGCGTGCGCGGAGACGCGAAGGGTGTGGCGCTGCAAATATCCGATGGCCAAGGGAATATCGTGGCGCCCGGTGTGCCTTTGCCGCGTGGCGATATTTCACCAGGAAGCATGTCGCTCAACTATTCCATCAAGCTGGTTGCCAATAATCAACCGCTACATGCCGGGAGCTATTTTTCTGCGGTGCGCTTCAAGCTGGATTATTACTGA
- a CDS encoding fimbrial protein, translated as MKLNKIMLATVLAFGVSSLANAADQGHGKVTFTGSIIDAPCSIAPESVDQTVEMGQISNVALKNGGKSAPRQFDIKLEQCDTSTLKTVTTTFDGKASAANPDLLGIIGTASGASIAITDMASNPIKLGTATAPQTLNDGNNTLRFAAYLQGDGASATVVPGDFTAVADFKLAYQ; from the coding sequence ATGAAACTGAACAAAATCATGCTGGCAACTGTTCTGGCGTTTGGCGTGTCTTCTCTGGCGAATGCCGCCGATCAGGGTCATGGCAAAGTGACTTTTACCGGTTCTATTATTGATGCTCCTTGCTCTATTGCGCCTGAGTCGGTCGATCAAACTGTGGAAATGGGGCAGATTTCCAATGTCGCGCTGAAAAATGGCGGCAAATCAGCGCCGCGTCAGTTCGATATTAAACTGGAACAGTGCGACACCTCCACGCTGAAAACCGTCACCACCACTTTTGACGGCAAGGCTTCCGCCGCGAACCCAGATCTGCTGGGCATCATCGGTACCGCCAGCGGCGCCAGCATCGCCATTACCGACATGGCGAGCAATCCGATCAAACTGGGCACCGCAACGGCTCCTCAGACGTTGAACGACGGCAACAACACGCTGCGCTTCGCGGCTTACCTGCAGGGTGACGGCGCTTCCGCCACCGTGGTTCCAGGTGATTTTACCGCCGTAGCCGATTTCAAACTGGCTTACCAATAA
- a CDS encoding FaeA/PapI family transcriptional regulator has translation MAKRTSKQQELQNLQQHLLTTLHNLCPSAMETPPPPPGEWPTTRQLAESNDLTIYQARNLLLSLASKGKVLVTQGPVNNSLRWYPSTHHS, from the coding sequence ATGGCAAAACGGACTTCAAAACAACAAGAATTGCAAAACCTGCAGCAACATTTACTCACGACGCTACACAACCTGTGCCCTTCAGCCATGGAAACGCCGCCGCCGCCCCCCGGCGAATGGCCCACCACGCGCCAATTGGCCGAGTCCAACGACTTGACGATTTATCAGGCGCGCAATTTGCTGCTGAGCCTGGCGAGCAAGGGAAAAGTGCTGGTCACCCAAGGCCCTGTCAATAACTCACTGCGCTGGTATCCTTCGACTCACCACTCCTGA
- a CDS encoding EmmdR/YeeO family multidrug/toxin efflux MATE transporter yields the protein MNLYAALRQRVENTPWYAKRKSYRVLFWREITPLAVPIFLENACVLLMGVVSTFLVSWLGKEAMAGVGLADSFNMVIIAFFAAIDLGTTVVVAFSLGKRDRRRARAAARQSLVLMTGVAVLLAAGIHLAGEPIIDVIAGEASPEVKALALSYLQTTVWSYPAAAIALIGSGALRGAGNTKIPLLINGGMNILNIIISSILIYGMLGWHGLGFIGAGLGLTISRYIGAIAILYVLSIGFNPALHITLKSYFTPLKMSILWEVLGIGIPASVESVLFNGGKLLTQVFVAGMGTNVIAGNFIAFSIASLINLPGNALGSASTIIVGRRLGKGEIGQAERQLRHIFWLSTLGLTAIAWGTAPLAGVFAAFYTSQDDVKTVVKTLIWLNAAFMPIWAASWVLPAGLKGARDARFAMWVTMLGMWGCRVVAGYVLGIELGMGVVGVWLGMFLDWAVRGALFYWRMVSGRWLWKYPRVRREGKG from the coding sequence TTGAACCTGTATGCCGCACTGCGTCAGCGCGTGGAAAATACGCCCTGGTACGCCAAACGGAAAAGCTACCGCGTGTTGTTCTGGCGCGAAATCACGCCGCTGGCGGTGCCGATCTTTCTGGAGAACGCTTGCGTTCTGTTGATGGGGGTGGTGAGCACCTTTCTGGTGAGCTGGCTAGGCAAAGAGGCGATGGCCGGGGTGGGGCTGGCGGACAGCTTTAACATGGTGATCATCGCCTTTTTCGCCGCGATAGATCTCGGCACCACCGTGGTGGTGGCCTTCAGCCTCGGCAAGCGCGATCGCCGGCGGGCGAGGGCGGCGGCGCGCCAGTCGCTGGTCTTGATGACCGGCGTGGCGGTGCTGTTGGCGGCGGGCATTCATCTGGCGGGTGAGCCGATCATCGATGTGATCGCCGGCGAGGCCTCACCGGAGGTGAAAGCGCTGGCGCTCTCTTACCTGCAGACCACGGTGTGGAGCTACCCGGCGGCGGCAATTGCGCTGATCGGCAGCGGCGCCCTGCGCGGCGCGGGCAATACTAAGATCCCGCTGCTGATCAACGGCGGCATGAATATCCTCAATATCATCATCAGTAGCATCCTGATTTACGGCATGCTGGGCTGGCACGGGCTGGGCTTCATCGGCGCCGGGCTGGGGCTGACGATTTCACGCTATATCGGCGCCATCGCCATTCTCTATGTGCTGTCGATCGGTTTTAACCCGGCACTGCACATCACGCTGAAAAGCTATTTCACGCCGCTGAAGATGAGCATCCTGTGGGAGGTGCTGGGGATCGGCATTCCCGCCAGCGTCGAATCGGTGCTGTTCAACGGTGGCAAGCTGTTGACGCAAGTGTTCGTCGCCGGCATGGGCACCAACGTGATCGCCGGCAATTTCATCGCTTTTTCTATCGCTTCGCTGATCAATTTGCCGGGCAACGCGCTGGGCTCGGCCTCGACCATCATCGTAGGCCGGCGGCTCGGTAAAGGCGAGATCGGTCAGGCGGAGCGGCAGCTGCGCCATATTTTCTGGTTGTCGACCCTCGGGTTGACCGCCATCGCCTGGGGCACGGCGCCGCTGGCCGGCGTCTTCGCCGCGTTCTATACCTCGCAGGATGACGTAAAAACGGTGGTGAAAACCCTGATTTGGCTCAACGCCGCCTTTATGCCGATCTGGGCCGCTTCCTGGGTATTGCCCGCCGGGCTGAAAGGGGCGCGCGACGCCCGCTTTGCCATGTGGGTGACGATGCTGGGCATGTGGGGATGCCGAGTGGTGGCCGGCTATGTGCTGGGCATCGAACTGGGCATGGGCGTGGTGGGCGTCTGGCTGGGGATGTTCCTCGATTGGGCGGTGCGTGGCGCTTTGTTTTACTGGCGCATGGTCAGCGGGCGCTGGCTGTGGAAATATCCGCGGGTGAGGCGAGAGGGGAAAGGTTAA
- the gspS gene encoding type II secretion system pilot lipoprotein GspS, translating to MSTLFRTSLCGAVALLLAGCQQTAHQPAPPLQAQLDHITLMLAGGHFLRVDCGRSEVPDDVKLQRTAMRAAQYRGWDTHAAGYRQLPALTQARYLTLQQDNQLLTDKCTTLSRSTARFIAAAQADQEDYME from the coding sequence ATGTCTACTCTGTTTCGCACGTCTCTTTGCGGCGCGGTGGCGTTGCTGCTTGCGGGTTGTCAGCAGACGGCGCATCAACCGGCGCCGCCCCTGCAGGCGCAGTTGGATCACATCACGCTGATGTTGGCCGGCGGGCACTTCCTGCGCGTGGACTGCGGGCGCAGTGAAGTGCCGGACGATGTGAAATTGCAACGCACCGCGATGCGTGCGGCGCAGTATCGCGGCTGGGATACGCATGCGGCAGGGTATCGGCAGTTGCCGGCACTCACCCAGGCGCGTTACCTGACTTTGCAACAGGATAATCAGCTGCTGACGGACAAATGCACCACGCTCAGCCGCAGCACCGCGCGCTTTATCGCGGCGGCGCAGGCCGATCAGGAAGACTACATGGAGTAG
- a CDS encoding DoxX family protein encodes MVKSLNAAFTRLFDRPDAGKLALRLTFGGLMLFHGVAKIQHGVGWIAGALQEQGLPAFIAYGVYVGEILAPILIILGLFTRPAALVYALTLVVAFLMVGTGKVFSVTDVGAWGIENELVFFMGGLAILLLGSGKYAIARNEAYR; translated from the coding sequence ATGGTTAAATCACTGAATGCGGCATTCACTCGTCTTTTTGATCGCCCGGACGCCGGCAAGTTGGCGCTCAGATTGACCTTCGGCGGGCTGATGCTGTTTCACGGCGTGGCGAAAATTCAGCATGGCGTCGGCTGGATCGCCGGCGCGCTGCAGGAACAGGGGCTGCCCGCCTTCATCGCCTATGGCGTGTACGTGGGCGAGATCCTGGCGCCGATACTGATCATTTTGGGGCTGTTCACCCGCCCCGCCGCGCTGGTTTACGCCTTGACGCTGGTGGTGGCGTTTCTGATGGTCGGTACCGGTAAGGTGTTCAGCGTCACTGACGTCGGCGCCTGGGGCATTGAAAACGAACTGGTGTTCTTTATGGGCGGGCTTGCCATCCTGCTGCTGGGCAGCGGGAAATACGCGATTGCGCGCAATGAAGCCTATCGATAA
- a CDS encoding helix-turn-helix domain-containing protein, protein MNERIDYHIEKYHFAPLDEAPRLAHQWSEVLNECRETQAGAEERLRIALLNVDYVTSFELPFRLLLVRAPQLIAGIRDEMPLSQKNVVFNGKRFGCVYSLKSDLSGVPEAFQYGLSTRIHRTSASGVDALPYREIAKALKAPRERLRLALEQGLPVTALDGLFWFGIQRIAAEVRRLRKTGMAIVTAETEIFDTLTGTTRKVPVYRLAES, encoded by the coding sequence ATGAACGAAAGAATCGACTATCACATCGAGAAATACCATTTCGCGCCGTTGGATGAGGCCCCCAGGCTCGCGCACCAGTGGAGCGAGGTGCTGAACGAGTGCCGCGAGACGCAGGCCGGGGCGGAAGAGCGTCTGCGCATTGCGCTGCTCAACGTGGACTACGTGACCAGTTTTGAACTGCCGTTTCGCTTATTGCTGGTGCGGGCGCCGCAGCTGATCGCCGGAATACGCGATGAGATGCCGCTCAGCCAGAAGAATGTGGTGTTCAACGGCAAGCGTTTCGGCTGTGTCTACAGCCTGAAAAGCGATTTGAGCGGCGTACCTGAGGCTTTCCAATACGGCCTGTCGACCCGTATTCACCGAACATCTGCGTCGGGCGTGGATGCGCTGCCTTACCGGGAAATCGCCAAAGCGCTCAAGGCGCCGCGTGAGCGACTCAGACTGGCGCTGGAGCAAGGGCTGCCGGTAACGGCGCTGGACGGATTGTTCTGGTTCGGCATCCAGCGCATTGCCGCCGAGGTGCGCAGGCTAAGAAAAACCGGCATGGCGATCGTGACGGCGGAAACGGAGATCTTCGACACCCTGACCGGCACCACGCGCAAGGTCCCGGTGTACCGCCTGGCCGAGAGTTAG